The following proteins come from a genomic window of Pyxidicoccus sp. MSG2:
- a CDS encoding Hsp70 family protein, which translates to MHKEPIIGIDLGTTNSCAAIVEDSGNVKLIPYKGGEYTIPSIFAIDDKGNELIGYEAKRQWQLNPRNTVYGAKRLVGRPYGSEVVETMKKVVAYNLRPGKKNDVTLDVGKKEFTLQEISAKILAKIREVASNYLKMPIKRAVVTVPAYFNDRQRQSVKDAGKLIDLEVVRIINEPTAAALAYGVGKGLKEKVVIYDLGGGTFDVSIIEIRDRVFEVKSTGGDVFLGGIDFDNAIIHHVLKDFAAKTGIDLATDPVAMQRIKDLAERTKIDLSAREEVPFNIPFITMTSQGQPLNIEMKFTRKMLEQLTNQLVDRTLQMVARVLVDSGLSTKDVDEVMLVGGQTRMPIVQDRLTKFFGKPPSKGVHPDEAVAIGAALYAHSLQDDTNLRIQLLDVIPMAIGLEKAGGAFHTVFPRNAPIPNAKQLLATTSMDNQTELAMRIYQGDHDLVARNDLLGEFTFSGIQQARAGGVQVEITFDVNVEGILTMRARDPSTGKEMKTTVRVTQS; encoded by the coding sequence ATGCACAAGGAGCCCATCATCGGCATCGACCTCGGCACGACGAATTCGTGCGCGGCCATTGTCGAGGACAGCGGGAACGTCAAGCTCATCCCCTACAAGGGGGGCGAGTACACCATCCCCTCCATCTTCGCGATCGACGACAAGGGGAACGAGCTGATCGGCTACGAGGCCAAGCGCCAGTGGCAGCTCAACCCGCGCAACACCGTCTACGGTGCGAAGCGCCTGGTGGGCCGGCCCTACGGCAGCGAAGTCGTGGAGACGATGAAGAAGGTCGTGGCGTACAACCTGCGCCCCGGCAAGAAGAACGACGTCACCCTGGACGTGGGGAAGAAGGAGTTCACCCTCCAGGAGATCAGCGCCAAGATCCTGGCGAAGATCCGCGAGGTCGCCTCCAACTACCTGAAGATGCCCATCAAGCGGGCCGTCGTGACGGTCCCCGCCTACTTCAATGACAGGCAGCGCCAGTCGGTGAAGGACGCGGGGAAGCTCATCGACCTGGAGGTGGTGCGCATCATCAACGAGCCCACCGCCGCGGCGCTGGCGTACGGCGTGGGCAAGGGGCTCAAGGAGAAGGTCGTCATCTACGACCTGGGCGGCGGCACGTTCGACGTGTCCATCATCGAGATCCGCGACAGGGTCTTCGAGGTGAAGTCCACCGGCGGCGACGTCTTCCTGGGCGGCATCGACTTCGACAACGCCATCATCCACCACGTCCTCAAGGACTTCGCGGCCAAGACGGGCATCGACCTGGCCACGGATCCGGTGGCCATGCAGCGCATCAAGGACCTGGCCGAGCGCACCAAGATCGACCTCTCCGCGCGCGAGGAGGTGCCGTTCAACATCCCCTTCATCACGATGACGTCGCAGGGCCAGCCCCTGAACATCGAGATGAAGTTCACCCGGAAGATGCTGGAGCAGCTCACCAACCAGCTCGTGGACCGCACGCTGCAGATGGTGGCGCGCGTGCTGGTGGACTCCGGGCTGTCCACGAAGGACGTCGACGAGGTGATGCTGGTGGGCGGGCAGACGCGCATGCCCATCGTCCAGGACCGGCTGACGAAGTTCTTCGGCAAGCCGCCCAGCAAGGGCGTGCACCCGGACGAGGCCGTCGCCATTGGCGCGGCGCTCTACGCGCACTCGCTGCAGGACGACACCAACCTGCGCATCCAGCTGCTGGACGTGATTCCCATGGCCATCGGCCTGGAGAAGGCGGGCGGCGCGTTCCACACCGTCTTCCCGCGCAACGCGCCCATCCCCAACGCCAAGCAACTGCTGGCCACCACCAGCATGGACAACCAGACCGAGCTGGCCATGCGCATCTACCAGGGCGACCACGATCTGGTGGCGCGCAATGACCTGCTCGGCGAGTTCACCTTCTCCGGCATCCAGCAGGCCCGCGCCGGCGGCGTGCAGGTGGAGATCACCTTCGACGTGAACGTGGAAGGCATCCTCACCATGCGCGCGCGTGATCCGTCCACGGGCAAGGAGATGAAGACC
- a CDS encoding PrkA family serine protein kinase, with product MDAKGYLQEVGAQVNADFVKNRSILSFEEYLSLFFNDPKAQARNAAQYLRDVMDHFGTVTAPHPTGTIRRFKVFDAPGGDKGDRVAGQEEVQNSIYRLLGNFVRAGRINKLILLHGPNGSAKSTLVNALKEGMEAYSRQPQGALYRIAWVFPSEKLIKGSIGFGERDTGQEEVTTYAHLDAESIDLRMPCELRDHPLFAVPPGERRKLLETALKKKGLGNGDGETGDFILSDYVRDGELCSKCRRIYTALLNSYGGDWLKVMRHVQVERFYVSRRYQVGTVTVEPQMSVDAMVQQITADRTQLNVPAPLHSTVLYEPHGPLVHANRGLIEYADLLKRPLEAFKYLLGFSETGEVPLEPFVLQLDEVLIASANEKHLGAFKELPDFASFKGRIELVRVPYLRRYRTEQQIYDAQITATTVGKHVAPHATEVASMWAVLTRLKKPIPDRYPNDVKELIDHVTPVEKLHLYEEGAPPDRLSLANTKELKKLREELFTESDAYPNYEGRSGASAREIKTALFNAAQNPDYKCLNALAVLEELEAICKDKSVYEFLLQEVVDGYHDHDAFVRVAEAEYLDRVDGEVRESMGLVSEGQYRELVERYIQNVSHWVRGEKMRNRITGEMEKPDEQRMAEVEAIVMPRGEEAAEFRRGLISAIGAHRLDNPDLEIDYPRIFPDMFRRLRDHYFEERKRVLRKNKENVLKYLSEDRNQLTPREQTQVQSTLKTMSERYGYCEFCAKDAILFLMKKRYG from the coding sequence GTGGACGCGAAGGGCTATCTGCAGGAAGTGGGCGCGCAGGTGAACGCCGACTTCGTCAAGAACCGGTCGATCCTGTCCTTCGAGGAATACCTCTCCCTGTTCTTCAACGACCCGAAGGCCCAGGCGCGCAATGCCGCCCAGTACCTGCGGGACGTGATGGACCACTTCGGCACGGTGACGGCGCCGCATCCCACCGGCACCATCCGGCGCTTCAAGGTGTTCGACGCCCCGGGGGGCGACAAGGGCGACCGGGTGGCCGGCCAGGAGGAGGTGCAGAATTCCATCTACCGCCTGCTCGGCAACTTCGTGCGCGCCGGCCGCATCAACAAGCTCATCCTCCTGCACGGCCCCAACGGCAGCGCCAAGTCCACCCTCGTCAACGCCCTCAAGGAGGGCATGGAGGCGTACTCGCGGCAGCCGCAGGGGGCGCTCTACCGCATCGCCTGGGTCTTCCCGTCGGAGAAGCTCATCAAGGGCTCCATCGGCTTCGGCGAGCGCGACACCGGCCAGGAGGAGGTGACCACCTACGCGCACCTGGACGCGGAGTCCATCGACCTGCGGATGCCGTGCGAGCTCAGGGACCACCCGCTCTTCGCAGTGCCGCCAGGCGAGCGTCGCAAGCTCCTGGAGACCGCCCTCAAGAAGAAGGGGCTGGGCAACGGGGACGGGGAGACGGGCGACTTCATCCTCTCCGACTACGTGCGGGACGGGGAGCTGTGCTCCAAGTGCCGCCGCATCTACACCGCGCTGCTCAACTCGTACGGCGGGGACTGGCTGAAGGTGATGCGCCACGTCCAGGTGGAGCGCTTCTACGTCTCGCGCCGCTACCAGGTGGGCACGGTGACGGTGGAGCCGCAGATGAGCGTGGACGCCATGGTCCAGCAGATCACCGCGGACCGCACCCAGCTCAACGTGCCCGCCCCCCTGCACAGCACCGTCCTCTACGAGCCGCACGGCCCCCTGGTCCACGCCAACCGGGGCCTCATCGAGTACGCGGACCTGCTCAAGCGGCCGCTGGAGGCCTTCAAGTACCTGCTCGGCTTCAGCGAGACGGGCGAGGTGCCATTGGAGCCCTTCGTCCTCCAGTTGGACGAGGTGCTCATCGCCTCCGCCAACGAGAAGCACCTGGGCGCCTTCAAGGAACTGCCGGACTTCGCGTCCTTCAAGGGGCGCATCGAGCTGGTCCGCGTGCCGTACCTGCGCCGCTACCGGACGGAGCAGCAGATCTACGACGCGCAGATCACCGCGACCACCGTGGGCAAGCACGTGGCACCCCACGCCACGGAGGTCGCCTCCATGTGGGCCGTGCTCACCCGCCTGAAGAAGCCCATTCCGGATCGCTACCCCAACGACGTGAAGGAGCTCATCGACCACGTCACGCCGGTGGAGAAGCTGCACCTCTACGAGGAGGGCGCCCCGCCGGACCGGCTGAGCCTGGCCAACACCAAGGAGCTCAAGAAGCTGCGCGAGGAGCTCTTCACGGAGTCGGACGCGTACCCCAACTACGAGGGCCGCTCGGGCGCCAGCGCGCGCGAAATCAAGACGGCGCTGTTCAACGCCGCGCAGAACCCGGACTACAAGTGCCTCAACGCCCTGGCCGTGCTGGAGGAGCTGGAGGCCATCTGCAAGGACAAGAGCGTCTACGAGTTCCTCCTGCAGGAGGTGGTGGACGGCTACCACGACCATGACGCCTTCGTGCGCGTGGCGGAGGCCGAGTACCTGGACCGGGTGGACGGCGAGGTCCGCGAGTCCATGGGCCTGGTCTCCGAGGGGCAGTACCGCGAGCTGGTGGAGCGCTACATCCAGAACGTCAGCCACTGGGTGCGCGGCGAGAAGATGCGCAACCGCATCACCGGGGAGATGGAGAAGCCGGACGAGCAGCGCATGGCCGAGGTGGAGGCCATCGTCATGCCCAGGGGCGAGGAGGCCGCCGAGTTCCGCCGAGGCCTCATCTCCGCCATCGGCGCGCACCGGCTGGACAATCCGGACCTGGAGATCGACTACCCGCGCATCTTCCCGGACATGTTCCGGCGCCTGAGGGACCACTACTTCGAGGAGCGCAAGCGGGTGCTGCGCAAGAACAAGGAGAACGTCCTCAAGTACCTCTCCGAGGACCGCAACCAGCTCACCCCGCGCGAGCAGACGCAGGTGCAGAGCACGCTCAAGACGATGTCGGAGCGCTACGGCTACTGCGAGTTCTGCGCGAAGGACGCCATCCTGTTCCTGATGAAGAAGCGCTACGGGTGA
- a CDS encoding S1 family peptidase: MSRFFPGVPALLALVSCASAPSQPAASAPAPLAAPVVERVVAKVEAPRPSRKEQVRRILPHNVRLQIAEGGKARSTASGVVVGSERDEQGRAVAWVVTNAHAVEMDHLKDPVLHVLVDRQGDVLEHTGEVAATGHVPELDLALVRVPGLELPAVELADDAELELGEDVVVAASPFGRALSLSGGMLSQVEWDKETKRPKMVKTDAPIGYGASGGGIFSLETGRLLAIVEGYRTAKVDFAVQEQNYSFDVPMPGETFAAPSAKVRQFLQGKGFARLLERAAATEGGVAQAAGR; encoded by the coding sequence ATGAGCCGCTTCTTCCCGGGTGTCCCCGCCCTGCTTGCCCTCGTGTCTTGCGCCAGCGCTCCCTCGCAGCCGGCCGCCAGCGCTCCCGCGCCCCTGGCGGCTCCGGTCGTGGAGCGTGTCGTCGCGAAGGTCGAGGCCCCGCGTCCCTCGCGCAAGGAGCAGGTGCGGCGCATCCTCCCGCACAACGTACGGCTGCAGATTGCGGAAGGCGGCAAGGCGCGCAGCACCGCGTCGGGCGTGGTGGTGGGCTCCGAGCGTGACGAGCAGGGCAGGGCGGTGGCCTGGGTCGTCACCAACGCGCACGCGGTGGAGATGGACCACCTGAAGGACCCCGTGCTGCACGTGCTGGTGGACCGCCAGGGCGACGTGCTCGAGCACACCGGCGAAGTGGCGGCCACGGGCCACGTGCCGGAGCTGGACCTGGCGCTGGTGCGCGTGCCGGGCCTGGAGCTGCCGGCGGTGGAATTGGCGGACGACGCGGAGCTGGAACTGGGCGAGGACGTCGTGGTCGCGGCGTCCCCCTTCGGCCGCGCGCTGTCGCTGTCCGGCGGCATGCTGTCCCAGGTGGAGTGGGACAAGGAGACGAAGCGCCCGAAGATGGTGAAGACGGATGCGCCCATCGGCTACGGCGCGTCGGGCGGCGGCATCTTCAGCCTGGAGACGGGCCGGCTGCTGGCCATCGTCGAGGGCTACCGCACCGCGAAGGTGGACTTCGCGGTGCAGGAGCAGAACTACAGCTTCGACGTGCCCATGCCCGGTGAGACGTTCGCCGCGCCCAGCGCCAAGGTGCGCCAGTTCCTCCAGGGAAAGGGCTTCGCGCGGCTGCTCGAGCGCGCGGCCGCCACCGAGGGCGGCGTGGCGCAGGCGGCCGGGCGTTAG
- a CDS encoding deoxycytidylate deaminase — MSGRVSWDQYFMDIAKQVATRATCDRKHVGAVIVRGRTILSTGYNGSIRGLPHCDDVGHMMENGHCVATVHAEANAIIQSATNGVSIDGATIYTTASPCWPCFKLIANAGLVRIVFGEFYRDPRIFEFAARLKLELVGLGEAARPPPTTA; from the coding sequence ATGTCCGGACGCGTTTCGTGGGATCAGTACTTCATGGACATCGCGAAGCAGGTGGCCACGCGGGCCACGTGTGATCGCAAGCACGTGGGCGCCGTCATCGTGCGCGGAAGGACAATCCTTTCCACGGGCTACAACGGCTCCATCCGCGGCCTGCCGCACTGCGACGACGTGGGCCACATGATGGAGAACGGCCACTGCGTGGCCACCGTCCACGCCGAGGCCAACGCCATCATCCAGTCGGCCACCAACGGCGTCAGTATCGACGGGGCGACCATCTACACCACCGCCAGCCCCTGCTGGCCGTGCTTCAAGCTGATCGCCAACGCGGGCCTGGTGCGCATCGTCTTCGGCGAGTTCTACCGGGACCCGCGCATCTTCGAGTTCGCCGCCCGGCTCAAGCTCGAGCTCGTCGGCCTGGGCGAGGCCGCGCGCCCCCCGCCGACGACGGCGTGA
- a CDS encoding histidine kinase dimerization/phospho-acceptor domain-containing protein produces MVGAARYGAVPTLMDSLMHDVRNPLNALAIHLEVLSEKLKAETGQVPPSQEKNLKAMRDQIQRVDGILKLFSEFVVHRVATPGEADLSEATTRALGVLGHEGRKRRVQVQSAVEAGVRVRLPDTSDVGFFLVQSLLRAFRRAEGGGSVRVLVRADGPHAVLEVEDSGSAAEPMPEVVAALELRCAQLGVEPQIRGGQCRLVFPRG; encoded by the coding sequence ATGGTGGGCGCGGCCCGCTATGGCGCGGTCCCCACGCTGATGGACAGCCTGATGCACGACGTGCGCAACCCGCTGAACGCGCTCGCCATCCACCTGGAAGTCCTGTCGGAGAAGCTGAAGGCGGAGACGGGGCAGGTGCCTCCGTCGCAGGAGAAGAACCTCAAGGCCATGCGCGATCAGATCCAGCGCGTGGACGGCATCCTGAAGTTGTTCTCCGAGTTCGTGGTCCACCGCGTCGCGACGCCGGGTGAGGCCGACCTGTCCGAGGCCACCACACGCGCGCTGGGCGTGCTGGGCCACGAGGGCCGCAAGCGCCGGGTGCAGGTGCAGTCGGCGGTGGAGGCCGGGGTGCGGGTGCGGCTGCCGGACACGTCGGACGTGGGCTTCTTCCTCGTGCAGTCGCTGCTGCGCGCCTTCCGACGGGCGGAAGGGGGCGGGTCGGTGCGGGTGCTGGTGCGCGCGGACGGGCCCCATGCGGTGCTGGAGGTGGAGGACTCGGGCAGCGCGGCCGAGCCCATGCCGGAGGTGGTGGCGGCGCTGGAGCTGCGCTGTGCGCAGCTGGGCGTGGAGCCGCAGATCCGCGGCGGTCAGTGCCGGCTGGTGTTCCCTCGCGGCTAG
- the nla6 gene encoding enhancer binding protein Nla6 — protein sequence MGSARILAVDDERDTCEALAEMLSTWGHKVEIAFDGHDALRKAGEFRPDVVLSDLAMPETDGLWLLRNLKEELPDCPVVFLTGRGTIDAAVEAIREGAYDFIVKPLDTARLKVCIDRALEKKETMREVQTLRRRLKQLGSSDLIAQSANMRKVIELVEKVAPSKASVSISGESGTGKEVVSRAVHNLSLRRDKPFIAINCASIPATLIESELFGHERGAFTGADQRRPGVFEMAHGGTLFLDELGEIPLELQAKLLRVLEEGKLRRLGGKVEIEVDVRVLCATNRDLKQEIKAGRFREDLYFRLNVFQIHLPPLRERREDVPILVQHFVDKYRGDSAKRVNGVHPEAMEVLKNYEWPGNIRELRNAVERAVILCDGELITREHLPPDMAGKAPERHTFRLPFGLSLDAVEREYILGSLQRNGNNKARTAEVLGVSEKTLYNKLNRYAAEARAQQPGGHGGPLGGQGGDGPMGANSLVVR from the coding sequence TTGGGTAGCGCACGAATCCTGGCCGTGGATGACGAACGCGACACGTGCGAGGCGCTGGCGGAGATGCTCAGCACCTGGGGTCACAAGGTCGAGATCGCATTCGACGGGCATGACGCCCTCCGCAAGGCGGGCGAGTTCCGGCCGGACGTCGTCCTGTCGGACCTGGCCATGCCGGAGACGGATGGCCTGTGGCTGCTGCGCAACCTGAAGGAAGAGCTGCCGGATTGCCCGGTGGTGTTCCTGACGGGACGCGGCACCATCGACGCCGCCGTGGAGGCCATCCGCGAGGGCGCCTACGACTTCATCGTCAAGCCGCTCGACACCGCGCGGCTGAAGGTCTGCATCGACCGGGCGCTGGAGAAGAAGGAGACGATGCGCGAGGTGCAGACGCTGCGCAGGCGGCTGAAGCAGCTCGGCTCCTCGGACCTCATCGCCCAGTCCGCGAACATGCGGAAGGTCATCGAGCTGGTGGAGAAGGTGGCCCCGTCCAAGGCCAGCGTGTCCATCAGCGGCGAGTCCGGCACGGGCAAGGAGGTCGTGTCGCGCGCGGTGCACAACCTGTCCCTGCGCCGCGACAAGCCCTTCATCGCCATCAACTGCGCGTCCATTCCGGCCACGCTCATCGAGTCCGAGCTGTTCGGCCACGAGCGCGGCGCCTTCACCGGCGCGGATCAGCGCCGCCCCGGCGTGTTCGAGATGGCGCACGGCGGCACGCTGTTCCTGGACGAGCTGGGCGAGATTCCCCTGGAGCTGCAGGCCAAGCTCTTGCGCGTCCTGGAAGAGGGGAAGCTGCGCCGGCTGGGTGGCAAGGTGGAGATTGAGGTCGACGTGCGCGTGCTGTGCGCCACCAACCGCGACCTCAAGCAGGAGATCAAGGCGGGCCGCTTCCGCGAGGACCTCTACTTCCGCCTCAACGTGTTCCAGATCCACCTGCCGCCCCTGCGCGAGCGGCGCGAGGACGTCCCCATCCTGGTCCAGCACTTCGTGGACAAGTACCGCGGGGACTCGGCCAAGCGCGTCAACGGCGTGCACCCCGAGGCCATGGAGGTCCTGAAGAACTACGAGTGGCCGGGCAACATCCGCGAATTGCGCAACGCGGTGGAGCGCGCGGTGATCCTCTGCGACGGGGAGCTGATCACCCGCGAGCACCTGCCGCCGGACATGGCTGGCAAGGCCCCGGAGCGCCACACCTTCCGGCTGCCCTTCGGCTTGAGCCTGGACGCGGTGGAGCGCGAGTACATCCTCGGCAGCCTCCAGCGCAACGGGAACAACAAGGCCCGGACGGCGGAGGTGCTCGGGGTGAGCGAGAAGACGCTCTACAACAAGCTCAATCGCTACGCGGCCGAGGCCCGGGCGCAGCAGCCGGGAGGCCACGGCGGCCCGCTGGGCGGGCAGGGAGGCGACGGACCCATGGGCGCCAACAGCCTGGTCGTTCGCTGA
- a CDS encoding ArsA family ATPase has translation MSDARVLHFFGGKGGAGKTTLAAAYALRLSEDAPKERVLLVSLDPVRSLSDLVKKKLTAKPTKLVPGKGEGGVYALELEPATLMKPFLADYLPALQKAAAKGTHISEEDMGKLYQQAIPGLEELVGLFHVVELLEGKEKEFDRIIVDASPTSHTLRLFDLPVGLRKFLGFVKAGAEKPAATGKGKKAAEPAVPGFLEQLGQKAEKLLALLKDPARTAFHLVALAEPVPEAQTRMLFTQLRERGLPVTEIIVNQVEDRDGCPACMGRRGLQAPHVRKYQALDKAVPVNLLGRRELAPRGLDGLALLAKAWAGGKETKALEFAAAEGPPALVRAPSMPPIAAPPLPPTRLIFFVGQGGVGKSSCAAAAAVTLTEKEGPVLLISTDPAHSLSDVLQSRLTDTETQVKGTKGLYARELDISGWFNALRKRLKEKAEKAFEGAPKAGSEVPADLLYLRNLLDCAPPGIDELAALSCLTDALVQERFKRIVVDSSPVVTAVRVVELAGTATTWLNALHTVLSKHRAKGLGDLADDIAAMIKHVKRFEEALASPSEARFVVVTRGEELAAARTERLVEYLKEKKLPVERVLVNRVGPKSTCEKCENRRKLELNAAKAIEKKIGLPVTMAPALGRHPAGLRELKAFRTAWYALSPPAAKIKAA, from the coding sequence ATGAGCGACGCGCGAGTTCTTCACTTCTTCGGCGGCAAGGGCGGGGCAGGCAAGACCACGCTCGCGGCAGCGTACGCGTTGCGGTTGTCGGAGGACGCGCCGAAGGAACGGGTGCTGCTCGTCTCGCTGGACCCTGTGCGCTCCCTGTCGGACCTGGTGAAGAAGAAGCTCACGGCGAAGCCGACGAAGCTGGTGCCGGGCAAGGGCGAGGGCGGCGTGTACGCCCTGGAGCTCGAGCCCGCCACGCTGATGAAGCCCTTCCTCGCGGACTACCTGCCCGCGCTGCAGAAGGCCGCGGCGAAGGGCACGCACATCTCCGAGGAGGACATGGGCAAGCTGTACCAGCAGGCCATCCCGGGCCTGGAGGAGCTGGTGGGGCTCTTCCACGTCGTGGAGCTGCTGGAGGGCAAGGAGAAGGAGTTCGACCGGATCATCGTCGACGCCTCGCCCACGAGCCACACGCTGCGGTTGTTCGATCTGCCGGTGGGGCTGCGCAAGTTCCTGGGCTTCGTGAAGGCGGGCGCTGAGAAGCCGGCCGCCACGGGCAAGGGCAAGAAGGCCGCGGAGCCGGCGGTGCCGGGCTTCCTGGAGCAGCTGGGCCAGAAGGCGGAGAAGCTGCTGGCGCTGCTGAAGGACCCCGCGCGCACGGCCTTCCACCTCGTGGCGCTGGCCGAGCCGGTGCCCGAGGCGCAGACGCGCATGCTCTTCACGCAGCTTCGCGAGCGCGGGCTGCCGGTGACGGAGATCATCGTCAACCAGGTGGAGGACCGCGACGGCTGTCCGGCGTGTATGGGCCGCCGGGGCCTCCAGGCCCCTCACGTTCGCAAGTACCAGGCGCTGGACAAGGCCGTACCGGTGAACCTGCTGGGCCGGCGCGAGCTGGCGCCGCGCGGGCTGGACGGGCTGGCCCTGCTCGCCAAGGCGTGGGCGGGTGGCAAGGAGACGAAGGCGCTGGAGTTCGCCGCCGCGGAAGGGCCGCCGGCCCTGGTGCGCGCGCCGTCCATGCCGCCCATCGCCGCGCCGCCGCTGCCGCCCACCCGGCTGATCTTCTTCGTGGGTCAGGGTGGCGTGGGCAAGAGCTCGTGCGCCGCCGCGGCCGCGGTGACGCTGACCGAGAAGGAGGGGCCGGTGCTCCTCATCTCCACGGATCCGGCGCACTCGCTGTCGGACGTGCTGCAGAGCCGGCTGACGGACACCGAGACGCAGGTGAAGGGCACCAAGGGTCTGTACGCCCGCGAGCTGGACATCTCCGGCTGGTTCAATGCCTTGCGCAAGCGCCTGAAGGAGAAGGCGGAGAAGGCCTTCGAGGGCGCGCCCAAGGCGGGCAGCGAGGTTCCGGCGGATCTGCTCTACCTGCGCAACCTGCTGGACTGCGCGCCCCCGGGCATCGACGAGCTGGCGGCGCTGTCCTGCCTCACGGACGCACTGGTGCAGGAGCGCTTCAAGCGCATCGTCGTGGACTCCTCGCCGGTGGTGACGGCGGTGCGGGTGGTGGAGCTGGCGGGGACGGCCACGACGTGGCTGAACGCGCTGCACACCGTGCTGAGCAAGCACCGCGCGAAGGGCCTGGGTGATCTGGCGGACGACATCGCCGCGATGATCAAGCACGTGAAGCGCTTCGAGGAGGCGCTGGCCTCCCCCAGCGAGGCGCGCTTCGTCGTCGTCACGCGCGGCGAGGAGCTGGCCGCGGCGCGCACCGAGCGGCTGGTGGAGTACCTCAAGGAGAAGAAGCTCCCGGTGGAGCGCGTGCTCGTCAATCGCGTGGGCCCCAAGTCCACCTGCGAGAAGTGCGAGAACCGGCGCAAGCTGGAGCTGAACGCGGCGAAGGCGATTGAAAAGAAGATCGGCCTGCCCGTCACCATGGCTCCGGCGCTCGGCCGTCACCCGGCGGGCCTGCGCGAGCTGAAGGCGTTCCGCACCGCGTGGTACGCGCTGTCCCCGCCGGCCGCGAAGATCAAGGCAGCCTGA
- a CDS encoding tetratricopeptide repeat protein: MLFSPLLLALALTAAVPTPTARTLNTEGFRLYQAGRYPEALEKFQEAAREAPDYALARYNVAATLGLLRKQGKVCEYSAHRDVIVEHLTQAVKLDARRLARAKVDRDFDAIRDTLGWQRLLGRTPEREADVPRLLPAVSWFGPGVGVYGTTQGLRFQANGRAVLWTKQVGDDGKPRPGEVPGTYVVRGRQVELRLKGRAPLVGTLTDTGALTFPELGTFTDSPSECDA, from the coding sequence ATGCTCTTCTCCCCCCTGCTGCTCGCCCTGGCCCTGACGGCCGCCGTTCCCACCCCCACGGCGAGGACGTTGAACACCGAGGGCTTCCGCCTGTACCAGGCCGGCCGCTATCCGGAGGCGCTGGAGAAGTTCCAGGAGGCTGCCCGGGAGGCCCCGGACTATGCGCTCGCCCGCTACAACGTCGCCGCCACCCTGGGCCTGCTGCGCAAGCAGGGCAAGGTGTGCGAGTACAGCGCCCACCGGGACGTCATCGTCGAGCACCTCACCCAGGCGGTGAAGCTGGACGCGCGCCGGTTGGCCCGGGCGAAGGTGGACCGGGACTTCGACGCCATCCGCGACACGCTCGGCTGGCAGCGGCTGCTGGGCCGCACCCCGGAGCGCGAGGCCGACGTGCCCCGCCTCCTGCCCGCCGTCTCCTGGTTCGGCCCGGGCGTGGGCGTCTACGGCACCACCCAGGGCCTGCGCTTCCAGGCCAACGGCAGGGCCGTGCTCTGGACGAAGCAGGTGGGAGACGACGGGAAGCCCCGGCCCGGCGAGGTGCCCGGCACCTACGTCGTCCGAGGCCGCCAGGTGGAGCTGCGATTGAAGGGCCGGGCGCCGCTGGTGGGGACGCTGACCGACACCGGCGCCCTCACCTTTCCCGAGCTGGGCACGTTCACCGACTCACCGTCCGAGTGCGATGCCTGA
- a CDS encoding acetyl-CoA carboxylase carboxyltransferase subunit alpha, with translation MATSTSYALDFERPLIELEKKIEELKVLSTSGSVDFSSEISKLEKKAKKLQTEIFSDLTRWQVVQMSRHPNRPYFLDYVHHLFTDFVELCGDRHFGEDPSIVGGFARFDGKPVMVMGHQKGRNTKENMARNFGMPRPEGYRKARRLMELAERFEKPILTFVDTPGAYPGIGAEERGQAEAIAVNLEVMSGLKVPIISTVVGEGGSGGALAIGVGNRVLMLQNSVYSVISPEGCASILFRDASKADKAADAMKLTAKDLLEMKIVDEVVPEPAGGAHRDAAKMAEALGKTLRKHLGQLAELSPDELVKDRYAKFRALGVFSGR, from the coding sequence ATGGCAACCAGTACCAGCTATGCGCTCGACTTCGAGCGACCCCTCATCGAGCTGGAGAAGAAGATCGAGGAGCTCAAGGTCCTCTCCACGAGCGGCTCGGTGGACTTCTCCTCGGAGATCTCCAAGCTCGAGAAGAAGGCCAAGAAGCTCCAGACGGAGATCTTCAGCGATTTGACGCGGTGGCAGGTGGTGCAGATGTCCCGCCACCCGAACCGGCCGTACTTCCTGGACTACGTCCACCACCTCTTCACGGACTTCGTGGAGCTGTGCGGAGACCGGCACTTCGGCGAGGACCCGTCGATTGTGGGCGGCTTCGCGCGCTTCGACGGCAAGCCCGTCATGGTGATGGGCCACCAGAAGGGCCGCAACACCAAGGAGAACATGGCGCGCAACTTCGGCATGCCGCGCCCGGAGGGCTACCGCAAGGCCCGCCGGCTGATGGAGCTGGCCGAGCGCTTCGAGAAGCCCATCCTCACCTTCGTGGATACGCCGGGCGCGTACCCGGGCATTGGCGCGGAGGAGCGCGGGCAGGCGGAGGCCATCGCCGTCAACCTGGAGGTGATGAGCGGGCTCAAGGTGCCCATCATCTCCACCGTGGTGGGCGAGGGCGGCTCGGGCGGCGCGCTGGCCATCGGTGTGGGCAACCGCGTGCTGATGCTGCAGAACAGCGTCTACTCGGTCATCTCTCCGGAGGGCTGCGCCTCCATCCTCTTCCGTGACGCCAGCAAGGCGGACAAGGCGGCGGACGCGATGAAGCTCACGGCGAAGGACCTGCTGGAGATGAAGATTGTCGACGAGGTGGTGCCCGAGCCCGCCGGCGGCGCCCACCGGGACGCGGCGAAGATGGCCGAGGCCCTGGGCAAGACGCTTCGCAAGCACCTCGGCCAGCTCGCCGAGCTGTCGCCCGATGAACTGGTCAAGGACCGGTACGCGAAGTTCCGCGCGCTGGGCGTGTTCTCCGGGCGCTGA